The sequence ACTACACCTATTGTGTGTATTTTCTATTACAACCATTTTAGTTCTAGGTACATGAATATCATCTCCCCTTATAACTAATTCTAATTCATTTAAATCAAAGGTACCGTCATCTTTATTTTCAATAGGTCTTATTTGTATGCCTCCAGTAACTGCTAAATTTGCAACTTCGTAAAGTAAGAGGTGAGATTTATTTCCTACTATAACTTCATCTCCTCTTTGGCATTGAGCTAAACTTGCAACTAAATTACCCATGGTGCCACTAGCAACTAATACTGCGGACTCCATTCCAAATATTTGTGCAGCTTTAGCCTCCAAAGCGTTTACAGTGGGATCTTCTCCATAAACATCGTCACCTAATTCAGCTCGATATATTGCTTCACGCATTTCATCGGTGGGCAAACTAACAGTATCACTTCGTAAATCAATGATCTTATTCATATCCAAATCACTCCTAAAAACCTATGTTATCAATTGGTATGTATTATAGAAAAAAACAAAATAATATAAAATTACTTTTGAACCTGACAAATATTGAAAGAACAAAATAATGCAAAAAAGTATTGAATTTCTATCGGAGAATTTAACATTAGAAGGTGTTATTTCAATACCAGAATCTAAAGATAATATCCCTTGCGTTATACTATGTCACCCCCACCCTTTATATGGTGGAGATATGTACAACAATATTGTTATAGATATCGCACAAAATTTATACCAACTAGGGATTGGTTCTTTGTTATTCAATTTTCGTGGTGTGGGAAATAGTGAAGGCACTTTTGATAATGGCAAGGGAGAAGTTACTGATATTATTTCTGCGTATAAATATATAGCCACCCTACCTACTATTAACCAAGCTAAAATAGGTATCGCTGGATATTCTTTTGGAGCTTCAACTACTTTTAATTTATTTCTTCAAATTCAAACAAACAATATAGATATTAATATTGAATCTTTTGCGTTTATAGCATGCCCTTCCAATAATCTACAAAGTCTTCTTTTATCGAATACTAATTCAAATATAAACTTTGCAGATCAAATACTATCTATAAAAAAGCTTTTCGTTTACGGGGATTTAGATGAATTAATTGAACAAGACCTTTATAACACTATGCTTAGAGATTTTTGCAAACCCTCTGAAATTATAAAAATAGACCATACCGATCATTTTTTTTCCAATGAAATCCCTCAGCTATCAAATAAAATTGGTGATTTCTTTAACAGTACCTTAAAATAAATAAAATATTAATAAAATGATACAGGAAATACTTTGGAACAAAATAAATCTTGGTTGCTAGACATTTATATGGTAGGTGTAATGATATTTGTCCTGGCAATCGATCAATTTACCAAATGGATAGTTAAAGAAAATTTATATATCGGACAGTCTATTCCTGAAGAGGGATTTTTTCGATTTACACACACACTCAATACCGGAAGTGCTTTCGGTTTATTTCGAGGGCAAACTACTTTTTTACTAATTGCTTCAATAGTGGCAATAGTTATCTTACTACTATATTTCAAGAATTCTGATCTACCTCCATTAATTTTGCGTACCTGTCTTGGCATGCAAATTGGAGGGGCATTAGGTAATCTATTAGAGAGAATTACTATAGGACATGTTACAGATTTTATTGACGTTGGACCATGGTATATTTTCAACATTGCCGATAGTGCAATAGTAATCAGTATCTTTATCATCATTTGGGCATATATAAAAAATCCCACAGTAGAATCTAATGAAGGTAATGATGAAACAGCAAACGATAAAAACTGAATATAAATACACAAAGATATCACCAACAAGAGTCGATTTATTTGTTGCAAAACAATTTCCATATTTGTCTCGCAATAAAATCCAAAGAATGATTACAAATAAACAAATCTTAGTAAATAATTTGCCGATTAATCCATCATTTTCAGTTCCAGACTCTTTTAATCTTTTAATAAATTTTGAAAATCAAAAAGAATTTGTTTTAGAGCCTGAAGATCTTAAAATACCCATTGTATATGAAAATGAACACATAATTGTTGTGAATAAACCTGCAGGAATGGTAGTACACCCAGGTGCTGGAAATTTTCATGGCACGTTAGTAAATGGACTCATCAAACTCTATCCAGAATTGGCAAACATTGGTGATAAATATAGACCCGGTGTAGTTCATAGATTGGATAAAGACACATCAGGGGTAATACTTATAGCCAAAACAACACTTGCCCATAGTGATTTATCATCACAATTAAAAAATAGAAAAGCAAAAAAATCTTATTATGCTTTAGTCAAAGGT is a genomic window of SAR202 cluster bacterium containing:
- the lspA gene encoding signal peptidase II, translating into MEQNKSWLLDIYMVGVMIFVLAIDQFTKWIVKENLYIGQSIPEEGFFRFTHTLNTGSAFGLFRGQTTFLLIASIVAIVILLLYFKNSDLPPLILRTCLGMQIGGALGNLLERITIGHVTDFIDVGPWYIFNIADSAIVISIFIIIWAYIKNPTVESNEGNDETANDKN
- a CDS encoding RluA family pseudouridine synthase, yielding MKVMMKQQTIKTEYKYTKISPTRVDLFVAKQFPYLSRNKIQRMITNKQILVNNLPINPSFSVPDSFNLLINFENQKEFVLEPEDLKIPIVYENEHIIVVNKPAGMVVHPGAGNFHGTLVNGLIKLYPELANIGDKYRPGVVHRLDKDTSGVILIAKTTLAHSDLSSQLKNRKAKKSYYALVKGTPKEDKSRIEGPISRNQKNRKKMSINSYGKEAFTYYETINKFQNYTLICAQPETGRTHQIRVHMAAIGHPIAGDKLYGGRVDFLKRQFLHAYSITIKIPESNNIETFTAELPNDLTYTLENLV